A region of Lagenorhynchus albirostris chromosome 20, mLagAlb1.1, whole genome shotgun sequence DNA encodes the following proteins:
- the SMG8 gene encoding nonsense-mediated mRNA decay factor SMG8 encodes MAGPVSLRELLMGASAWTGSESPEGSPTEGGGSAAGGPEPPWREDEICVVGIFGKTALRLNSEKFSLVNTVCDRQVFPLFRRQDPGDSGPGIRTEAAVIGEAGGAGVPGAGSGDPVRGGVAVAEGNRTEPGSQDYSLLQAYYNQESKVLYLLLTSICDNSQLLRACRALQSGEAGGGLPLPHAEAHEFWKHQEKLQCLSLLYLFSVCHILLLVHPTCSFDITYDRVFRALDGLRQKVLPLLKTAIKDCPVGKDWKLNCRPCPPRLLFLFQLNGALKVEPPRNQDPAHPEKPKKHSPKRRLQHALEDQIYRIFRKSRVLTNQSINCLFTVPANQAFVYIVPGSQEEDPVGMLLDQLRSHCTVKDPESLLVPAPLSGSRRYQVMRQHSRQQLSFHTDTSSSSSSGQLVDFTLREFLWQHVELVLSKKGFDDSVGRNPQPSHFELPTYQKWISAASKLYEVAIDGKEEDPGSPTGELTSKILSSIKVLEGFLDIDTKFSENRCQKALPMAHSAYQSNLPHNYTMTVHKNQLAQALRVYSQHARGPAFHKYAMQLHEDCYKFWSNGHQLCEERSLTDQHCVHKFHSLPKSGEKPEPDRNPPVLYHNSRARSTGACNCGRKQAPRDDPFDIKAANYDFYQLLEEKCCGKLDHINFPVFEPSTPDPAPAKNESSPAPPDADADKLKEKEPQTQGESTSLSLALSLGQSTDSLGTYPADPQAGGDNPEVHGQGEVKTEKRPNLVDRQASTVEYLPGMLHSNCPKGLLPKFSSWSLIKLGPAKSYNFHTGLDQQGFIPGTNYLMPWDIVIRTRAEDEGDLDTNSWPAPNKAVPGKRSAVVMGRGRRRDDIARAFVGFEYEDSRGRRFMCSGPDKVMKVMGSGPKESALKALNSDMPLYILSSSQGRGLKPHYAQLMRLFVVVPDAPLQIILMPQVQPGPPPCPVFYPEKQEITLPPDGLWVLRFPYAYVTERGPCFPTKENVQLMSYKVLRGVLKAVTQ; translated from the exons ATGGCGGGTCCTGTCAGTTTGAGAGAGCTTTTAATGGGCGCTTCAGCCTGGACAGGCTCTGAAAGTCCCGAGGGGTCCCCTACAGAGGGTGGTGGGAGCGCGGCTGGCGGACCGGAGCCTCCTTGGCGGGAGGATGAGATCTGCGTGGTGGGAATCTTCGGCAAGACGGCTCTGCGCCTGAATTCCGAGAAGTTTTCACTTGTGAACACAGTGTGCGACCGACAGGTTTTTCCCCTATTTCGCCGCCAAGATCCTGGAGACTCGGGGCCTGGAATCAGGACCGAGGCTGCGGTCATCGGGGAGGCTGGTGGAGCCGGGGTCCCTGGCGCCGGGTCCGGGGATCCAGTTCGGGGAGGTGTAGCTGTCGCGGAAGGGAACCGAACTGAGCCAGGTTCCCAGGACTACAGCCTTCTGCAAGCCTATTACAACCAGGAAAGCAAAGTTCTGTATCTTCTTTTAACTTCCATCTGTGACAATTCCCAGCTTCTCCGGGCTTGTCGGGCCCTTCAGAGCGGGGAAGCTGGAGGTGGCCTCCCTTTACCTCATGCGGAAGCGCACGAGTTCTGGAAGCATCAAGAGAAACTGCAGTGCCTCAGTCTCCTTTACCTTTTCTCCGTCTGTCACATCTTGCTTCTGGTCCATCCCACTTGTTCCTTTGACATCACTTATGATCGAGTATTCAGAGCCCTGGATGGACTGAGACAGAAAGTACTGCCCCTCCTCAAAACAGCCATTAAGGATTGTCCAGTTGGCAAAGACTGGAAGCTAAACTGCAGACCTTGCCCACCTagactccttttcctctttcaacTCAATGGAGCACTCAAAGTGGAACCCCCTCGGAATCAAGACCCAGCTCATCCAGAGAAGCCCAAGAAGCATTCTCCCAAAAGGAGACTGCAGCATGCCCTGGAAGACCAGATTTATAGAATCTTCCGGAAGAGTCGTGTCTTGACTAATCAGAGTATCAACTGCCTCTTTACTGTGCCGGCCAATCAGGCGTTTGTGTACATAGTTCCTGGAAGCCAGGAGGAGGACCCAGTAGGCATGTTGCTGGACCAACTTAGGAGTCATTGTACTGTGAAAGACCCTGAATCTTTGCTGGTCCCTGCACCCCTTTCTGGGTCCAGGCGATACCAGGTGATGAGGCAGCACAGCCGACAACAGCTGTCTTTCCACACTGACACTAGCAGTTCCAGTTCTTCTGGGCAGCTAGTGGATTTCACTCTTCGGGAATTCCTATGGCAGCATGTAGAGCTAGTACTAAGCAAGAAAGGTTTTGATGACAGTGTGGGCAGGAACCCACAGCCTTCGCATTTTGAACTTCCTACTTATCAGAAGTGGATCTCAGCAGCTTCAAAACTGTATGAAGTAGCTATCGATGGGAAAGAGGAGGACCCGGGCTCTCCCACTGGGGAGCTAACGTCTAAGATTTTAAGCAGTATTAAAGTCTTGGAAGGGTTTTTGGATATTGACACAAAATTCTCAGAGAACCGGTGCCAAAAAGCTTTACCCATGGCCCATAGTGCCTACCAGTCAAATTTGCCTCATAATTACACAATGACTGTCCATAAGAATCAGCTTGCCCAGGCTCTTCGAGTGTACAGTCAACATGCTAGGGGTCCAGCCTTTCACAAATATGCCATGCAGTTACACGAGGACTGCTACAAGTTTTGGAGCAATGGCCATCAGCTCTGTGAGGAGAGGAGTTTAACTGATCAACACTGTGTACATAAATTTCACTCCTTACCTAAATCAG GAGAAAAACCAGAGCCTGATAGAAATCCTCCTGTGCTGTATCACAATAGCCGAGCTCGATCCACTGGTGCCTGTAACTGTGGAAGGAAACAGGCACCTCGAGATGATCCCTTTGATATCAAGGCAGCTAACTATGACTTTTATCAG CTTCTGGAAGAAAAATGTTGTGGAAAATTGGATCACATCAATTTCCCAGTATTTGAACCAAGTACTCCAGATCCTGCTCCTGCCAAAAACGAATCATCTCCTGCCCCTCCAGATGCAGATGCTgataaacttaaagaaaaagaacctcAAACCCAAGGAGAGAGCACAAGCCTGAGTTTAGCTTTGAGCTTAGGCCAATCCACAGATAGCTTAGGTACCTATCCAGCTGACCCACAAGCAGGAGGAGATAATCCAGAAGTTCATGGtcaaggagaagtaaaaactgagaaGAGACCAAACTTGGTTGATCGGCAGGCATCCACAGTTGAATATCTCCCGGGCATGCTACACTCAAATTGCCCCAAAGGTCTCCTACCTAAATTCTCCAGCTGGTCTTTGATTAAACTAGGCCCTGCTAAGTCTTATAACTTTCATACTGGTTTGGACCAACAGGGCTTCATTCCAGGAACAAACTATCTTATGCCTTGGGACATTGTCATCAGGACTAGGGCTGAAGATGAAGGAGACTTAGACACAAATTCTTGGCCTGCTCCAAATAAAGCTGTTCCTGGAAAGAGAAGTGCAGTTGTAATGGGAAGAGGAAGACGGCGAGATGACATAGCGCGAGCATTTGTGGGCTTTGAATATGAAGACTCTCGAGGACGAAGATTTATGTGCTCAGGACCTGACAAAGTAATGAAAGTAATGGGAAGTGGGCCCAAGGAATCAGCTTTAAAAGCCCTGAATAGTGATATGCCCTTATATATTCTGTCATCATCTCAGGGTAGAGGGCTAAAACCACATTATGCTCAACTTATGAGGCTTTTCGTTGTGGTTCCTGATGCTCCTTTGCAGATAATACTAATGCCTCAG GTTCAGCCAGGCCCACCACCATGTCCAGTATTCTacccagaaaaacaagaaatcacTCTCCCACCTGATGGCCTCTGGGTTTTGAGATTTCCATATGCCTACGTGACTGAGAGAGGACCTTGTTTCCCTACGAAGGAAAATGTGCAGTTGATGAGTTACAAGGTGCTCCGTGGGGTTCTTAAAGCAGTAACACAATAA